A region from the Lolium perenne isolate Kyuss_39 chromosome 4, Kyuss_2.0, whole genome shotgun sequence genome encodes:
- the LOC127297292 gene encoding uncharacterized protein, with protein sequence MASSQANMDKMQLRQSYRNLWHTDLTNAIQADFPYCCLSLWCGPCVSYMLRKRALYNDMSRYVCCAGYMPCSGRCGESKCPEFCLATEVFLCFGNSVASTRFLLQDEFNIQTTKCDNCIIGFMFCLQQVACIFSIVAAIVGSEELSEASQILSCLSDMVYCSVCACMQTQHKVEMDKRDGKFGPQPMSVPPVQQMSRIDQPIPPPAGYAPQPAYGQPYGGYPPPPPAQGYPPPPAQGYPPAGYPPAGYPQAQGGAYPPPGSSYPPPGYPPQPGYYGK encoded by the exons ATGGCGTCGTCGCAGGCGAACATGGACAAGATGCAGCTGCGCCAGAGCTACCGCAACCTCTGGCACACCGACCTCACCAACGCCATCCAGGCCGACTTCCCCT ACTGCTGCCTCTCGCTCTGGTG TGGACCATGCGTGTCGTACATGCTTCGTAAAAGAGCTCTTTATAATGACATGTCAAG GTATGTGTGCTGTGCTGGCTATATGCCTTGCAGTGGAAGGTGTGGTGAAAGCAAATGCCCAGAATTCTGTCTAGCTACTGAG GTGTTTCTGTGCTTTGGGAATTCAGTTGCTTCAACCCGCTTCTTGCTTCAAGATGAATTCAACATACAGACAACTAAGTGTGATAACTGCATCATT GGTTTCATGTTCTGCCTTCAACAAGTTGCTTGCATCTTCTCAATAGTTGCTGCTATTGTTGGCAGCGAGGAACTTTCAGAGGCTTCCCAGATCCTTTCCTGTCTGTCTGATATGGTCTACTGCTC GGTTTGCGCCTGTATGCAG ACACAGCACAAAGTTGAAATGGACAAGAGGGATGGGAAGTTCGGCCCACAGCCCATGAGCGTGCCTCCGGTGCAGCAAATGTCACGCATCGATCAGCCTATCCCTCCTCCTGCTGGCTATGCACCGCAACCAGCATACGGCCAGCCTTACGGCGGCTATCCACCTCCCCCTCCAGCTCAGGGTTACCCACCGCCGCCAGCTCAAGGTTACCCACCGGCAGGTTATCCGCCAGCAGGTTACCCCCAGGCCCAGGGTGGTGCATACCCTCCACCTGGTTCCTCTTATCCCCCACCTGGCTACCCCCCTCAACCGGGCTACTATGGAAAGTGA
- the LOC127297291 gene encoding homeobox protein knotted-1-like 3, whose translation MQGVGDHGGGMDMVSFGGGDCSSSSAAAAVAVAAASAADAEERQLLKGEMAVHPLCEQLVAAHVGCLRVATPIDHLPIIDAQLAQSSGLLHSYAAHHRPFLSPHDKQELDSFLAQYLMLLCSFREQLQQHVRVHAVEAVMACREIEQSLQDLTGATLEEGTGATMSEDEDEGPPIMEVAAMEMSSNGHDMMGFGPLVPTDTERSLMERVRQELKIELKQGFKSRIGDVREEILRKRRAGKLPGDTTSILKQWWQEHAKWPYPTEDDKAKLVEETGLQLKQINNWFINQRKRNWHNNSQTSTLKSKRKR comes from the exons ATGCAAGGCGTTGGTGATCACGGGGGAGGCATGGACATGGTGAGCTTCGGCGGTGGCGACTGCTCATCGTcgtccgcggcggcggcggtggccgtggccgcggcgtcggcggcggacgCGGAGGAGCGGCAGCTGCTCAAGGGGGAGATGGCGGTGCATCCGCTGTGCGAGCAGCTGGTGGCGGCGCACGTCGGGTGCCTCCGCGTGGCGACCCCCATCGACCACCTCCCGATCATCGACGCGCAGCTGGCGCAGTCCAGCGGCCTCCTCCACTCCTACGCCGCCCACCACCGCCCCTTCCTCTCCCCACACGACAAGCAGGAGCTCGACTCCTTCCTC GCGCAGTACCTGATGCTGCTATGCTCGTTCAGGGAGCAGCTGCAGCAGCACGTCCGCGTGCATGCCGTGGAGGCCGTCATGGCGTGCCGGGAGATCGAGCAGTCCTTGCAGGACCTAACTG GTGCGACGCTGGAGGAAGGGACGGGAGCGACGATGTCGGAGGATGAAGACGAGGGGCCGCCGATCATGGAGGTGGCGGCGATGGAGATGAGCTCGAATGGGCACGACATGATGGGCTTTGGCCCCCTAGTACCCACGGACACAGAGCGCTCCCTCATGGAGAGAGTCAGGCAGGAACTCAAGATTGAACTCAAACAG GGATTCAAGTCAAGGATTGGTGATGTGAGGGAAGAGATACTGAGGAAAAGAAGGGCCGGGAAGTTGCCTGGGGACACCACCAGCATTCTGAAGCAATGGTGGCAGGAACACGCCAAGTGGCCCTACCCCACG GAAGATGATAAAGCCAAGCTTGTGGAAGAGACTGGCCTGCAGCTGAAACAAATCAACAACTGGTTCATCAATCAGAGGAAGCGCAATTGGCACAACAACTCTCAGACATCAACCCTTAAATCAAAGCGTAAAAG GTAG